A genome region from Carya illinoinensis cultivar Pawnee chromosome 2, C.illinoinensisPawnee_v1, whole genome shotgun sequence includes the following:
- the LOC122300153 gene encoding electron transfer flavoprotein-ubiquinone oxidoreductase, mitochondrial: MLRLLSISSKSSSLRKPNSSFSYTSSYLHLCNSTRPTSSPQSTSFISANPSESLINHSSFANLTRPPNGYSFFHRLERNFGSFGGFLSVQGSVSRLRRFSSESNRESMEYDVVIVGAGPAGLSAAIRLKQMCSEKGVDFSVCVVEKGPEVGAHILSGNVFEPRALDELLPQWKQEEAPINVPVSSDKFWYLTKNRAISLPCPFNNEGNYVISLSQLVRWMGMKAEELGVEIYPGFAVSEILYDANNKVIGVATNDMGVAKDGSKKETFQRGVELKGQITLLAEGCRGSLSEKIMKKYNLREKAHAQHQTYALGIKEVWEIEKGKHNPGAVIHTLGWPLDQKTYGGSFLYHLSDSQIAIGLVVALNYHNPFLNPYEEFQKFKHHPAIKSLLEGGSVLQYGARTLNEGGYQSIPYPVFPGGAIIGCSAGFLNVPKIKGTHTAMKSGMLAAEATFDALHEGSDMETYWDALRNSWVWEELYRARNYRPAFEYGLIPGLAMSALERYILKGKSPFTLKHGKPDHEATKVASLCSQIQYPKPDGVLSFDVPTSLHRSNTNHEHDQPAHLHLRNAKIPELVNLPDYAGPESRYCPARVYEYIPDEKGQLKLQINAQNCLHCKACDIKDPKQNIEWTVPEGGGGPGYSVM; encoded by the exons ATGCTCAGGCTTCTCTCAATCTCCTCCAAATCCAGCTCTCTACGAAAGCCAAACTCCTCGTTCTCCTACACATCCAGTTACTTGCATCTTTGCAATTCAACGAGGCCAACTTCTTCCCCTCAATCCACTTCTTTTATCTCTGCAAACCCGTCGGAGTCTCTTATAAACCATTCCAGTTTCGCAAATCTAACCAGGCCTCCAAATGGGTATTCGTTCTTTCACCGTTTGGAGCGAAATTTCGGTTCCTTCGGTGGGTTTTTGAGTGTTCAAGGTTCTGTGAGTCGATTGAGGAGGTTCAGTAGTGAATCGAACCGGGAGTCTATGGAGTACGATGTTGTTATTGTTGGGGCAGGACCGGCCGGGTTATCAGCGGCTATACGTTTGAAGCAAATGTGCTCTGAAAAGGGTGTTGATTTTTCGGTGTGTGTAGTTGAAAAGGGTCCTGAAGTAG GCGCTCACATCCTTTCTGGGAATGTTTTTGAACCCCGGGCACTAGATGAACTTCTTCCACAGTGGAAACAAGAAGAG GCACCCATAAATGTCCCGGTTTCTTCTGACAAGTTTTGGTATCTTACAAAGAATCGTGCAATTTCACTTCCTTGTCCTTTTAATAACGAGGGGAACTATGTTATAAG TTTAAGTCAGTTAGTACGTTGGATGGGGATGAAAGCTGAAGAATTGGGGGTAGAAATATATCCTGGTTTTGCTGTTAGTGAG ATATTATATGATGCAAACAACAAGGTTATTGGCGTTGCAACTAATGATATGGGAGTTGCCAAAGATGGTTCAAAGAAGGAAACTTTTCAGCGTGGCGTGGAATTAAAAg GGCAAATAACGCTTCTAGCTGAGGGTTGTCGAGGATCATTATCAGAG aaaataatgaaaaaatacaaCTTGAGAGAGAAAGCGCATGCTCAACATCAGACTTATGCTTTAGGAATTAAAGAG GTCTGGGAGATTGAGAAGGGAAAACACAACCCTGGTGCTGTGATTCACACTTTAGGATGGCCCTTAGATCAAAAGACATATGGAGGATCATTTCTGTATCATCTTAGCGATAGCCAG ATTGCGATTGGCTTGGTAGTTGCTTTGAATTATCACAATCCTTTTCTGAACCCTTATGAGGAATTTCAG AAATTTAAGCATCATCCTGCCATCAAGTCACTCTTAGAAGGTGGGAGTGTTCTCCAGTATGGTGCTCGCACTTTAAATGAAGGTGGTTATCAG TCTATTCCGTATCCAGTTTTCCCTGGGGGAGCAATTATTGGATGTTCAGCTGGATTCTTAAATGTACCAAAGATAAAGGGGACACACACAGCAATGAAATCAG GAATGCTAGCAGCAGAAGCTACATTTGATGCACTTCATGAAGGTTCAGATATGGAAACATATTGGGATGCTTTACGGAACTCATGGGTATGGGAAGAGCTATATAGAGCTCGGAACTACCGACCG GCATTTGAATATGGGCTAATTCCTGGCTTGgctatgagtgcattagaacG CTACatactaaaagggaaatccccATTCACACTGAAGCATGGCAAGCCTGATCATGAAGCAACAAAG gtTGCAAGTTTATGTTCTCAAATTCAATATCCAAAGCCAGATGGGGTTTTGTCTTTTGATGTGCCAACCTCGTTACACag GAGCAATACAAATCATGAACATGACCAACCTGCTCACCTTCATTTGAGGAATGCCAAGATTCCTGAACTTGTTAATCTGCCAGACTATGCTGGACCTGAGTCACGATATTGTCCTGCACGTGTATATGA ATATATTCCAGATGAAAAGGGTCAACtgaaattgcagatcaatgctCAAAATTGCCTACACTGCAAG GCCTGTGATATTAAAGACCCAAAGCAAAATATTGAGTGGACTGTGCCAGAAGGAGGTGGTGGTCCAGGCTACTCAGTCATGTAG